A DNA window from Entelurus aequoreus isolate RoL-2023_Sb linkage group LG24, RoL_Eaeq_v1.1, whole genome shotgun sequence contains the following coding sequences:
- the LOC133641545 gene encoding leucine-rich repeat-containing protein 10B, giving the protein MGNSSGKGEGDEEEEEEEKDGDEVEIVQKKKKKKQEEVVEEELPLGVEELLESGDPVLDLSYRRFKRLPARLCGLTHVEKIYACGNSLRALPEGIDQLQGLRILALDFNKMEDVPLAVCQLANLTRLYLGSNRLMTLPPELKNLQSLRCLWVESNYFQWFPKELYDLPNLRSLQMGDNRLKTLPPDLTRMETLKGLWLYGNRFQTFPKVLLSMHGLEILDLDRNKITEFPSLKRLRSLRLFSYDHNPVTEPPTVGEEVLVVGEGAAEFLEEREARNERRRKAEEEEAGESALGGEEPIIQGILKNCRSNMTPSEADFKDEEDVDSPMADLEYDDEAFEYETEELICEGEGFEYEGEELEYDRAHMDYEYEEEMKEKA; this is encoded by the coding sequence ATGGGTAACTCCTCCGGGAAGGGCGAGGGagatgaggaggaagaggaggaggagaaagacGGCGACGAGGTAGAAATtgtgcagaagaagaagaagaagaaacaagaAGAGGTGGTTGAAGAGGAGCTTCCGCTGGGGGTGGAGGAGTTGTTGGAGAGTGGAGATCCAGTCTTGGACCTTAGCTACCGTCGATTTAAGCGTTTACCTGCACGCCTTTGTGGACTAACGCATGTGGAGAAGATCTACGCTTGTGGAAACAGCCTACGGGCTCTCCCTGAAGGCATAGATCAGCTACAAGGTCTGCGGATCCTTGCCCTGGACTTCAACAAGATGGAGGATGTTCCTCTCGCCGTCTGCCAGCTGGCCAACCTCACCCGCCTCTACCTGGGCAGCAACCGCCTGATGACGCTCCCGCCCGAGCTGAAGAACCTGCAGAGTCTGCGCTGCCTGTGGGTGGAGAGCAACTACTTCCAGTGGTTCCCCAAGGAGCTGTACGATCTCCCCAACCTTAGGTCCCTGCAAATGGGTGACAACCGCCTGAAGACGCTCCCTCCCGACCTGACCCGCATGGAGACTTTGAAGGGGCTGTGGCTCTACGGGAATCGCTTCCAGACCTTCCCCAAAGTCCTCCTGAGCATGCACGGCTTGGAGATCCTTGACCTGGACCGCAACAAGATCACCGAATTCCCCAGCCTGAAGCGCCTCAGATCCCTCCGCCTCTTCTCCTATGACCACAACCCCGTCACAGAGCCTCCGACCGTGGGTGAGGAAGTGTTAGTAGTCGGCGAAGGTGCGGCGGAGTTCTTGGAGGAGCGCGAGGCCAGGAATGAGAGGCGGCGGAAGGCTGAGGAGGAAGAGGCTGGGGAGTCGGCCCTCGGGGGAGAAGAGCCTATCATCCAAGGCATCTTGAAGAACTGCAGATCCAACATGACTCCGAGCGAGGCGGACTTCAAGGACGAGGAAGACGTCGACTCTCCTATGGCGGACTTGGAGTACGACGATGAGGCATTTGAGTACGAGACGGAGGAGCTGATCTGCGAGGGAGAGGGCTTTGAGTACGAGGGAGAGGAGCTGGAGTATGACAGGGCTCACATGGACTATGAGTATGAGGAGGAGATGAAGGAGAAGGCCTGA